The DNA segment TTTGCTGGCTGTCCACTCCAAAAACCGGTGCCGCCACTGGTGTCCAAGTGTAATTCTCAGGCCCTGTTGCACGTACGTCTATTAAATTTAACTGCAATTAATGAAGTTATCAGATTCATTctttatacaataagtatattatcaaaatgataattgTCGATTAAGTAATTTAGTTCTTGACAGTGTAGTTTAGTTAGATGCGATTAGTTATAGATACTCAGAGCAGTGGTCAAATTTAATATAAGTACATGCAACCGGGACTTGGTGCATGATTTCCAACGCAAAGTGGATcaccttttaaaatttcaattatcaagATAAATGCTTATTGTTATAAAAAATACAGCGTAAATATGTACAGCTATACCTGTCATGCATCCTATTCTTATCCGATATTTGTGTTGGGTGTGGGAGTGGTGGTGGGGCAGATCAAATGACAGAGCAGACATGATTGTGTAGCATGCACCCACCATTCTTGACCGTTGATTGCCATCTGTGATCGGATCGGAGTGGGATCGGAACGCTGCATGACAGCTGTGTCCACCAAAAAtagcttttagttgagttatttttggtaaattgaataactttctcaaaaattgatattttcagaaaattttggttttactagatcaacaataccatgaagactCTATCCtataaatttcatggatttatctctaaccgaatttgaaatgttctgtcccaaaaattaaaactttagggGTTTATATCTCTAAAAGTAATGATagggaaaaatgttttcctgagaaaacttttccattttgatagctcgatagtatacaaatcgaaaaactttgaaaaaaaaatcaccagtagaaagtttatttcaagcctttgcacagccttgagACTCTTTAGCTGATAAAATtcatgttgaaaaattataaaaataaatataacttcaATTTACTGCCAACTCATTTTAGAGGAAATGATCTTTTACTATATTATAAGCACTATAACAGGTTATAAGcatttttaaaatgtcaagAAAAAGCAAAATGTTTAATGAAAATATCGATAATAGTTGATTCTTCTTCAATGATCATCCTTTCCACGAATATTGGGACTGGTTGGTGAGTGAATGACTACTATTTGGTTTtggaatattcaaaatgtaagtAGCCTACCGTACGGTACAAAGAATGAAAATTGTGAGACCCCAACCTCACCactaaaacataatattcattttctattaGAGATTTTTGTGTATGGTATCTTGTAGggctattcaatattttatagtaagattcacttctGTTTGTATTGATTGTATGGAAAGCCTTGATGTTATACATAGCAGTataaagtgaatatcactatagttgaaagttttaattaGATTTAAGCAAGATTTGTTACTCAAACATGAGTTAGCTAAAAAATGCCTAAAATAAATTCTAAGGGTCATATGCACAATCTACGTTAAACGCTAAACCACGATTACTTGTTGATATAGATATATGGTCGCATTCAGTCTACTGTGTTACATTCCGGGTTTAAATATGATCTGCTGATTTATCTCCGTTTAAGCTGAGTTGCTGCACATGGGCCCTAATGGGCTCTGTATTaggattttgaaaatgaattaacaACAAGTTGAGTAAGAccaaaaatagttttattattgCAATTTAGAAAAAGCTAAAAGCTAATTATAAGCGAAATTGTTtgacgcgaaattaaaaaaaaatcttaatGACCCATTATTCTCAGGCAGATTCGTAATGtttcttataataaataatattcaagagtACACAATTACATTACAAAGCTCCTCCTTACACCAGGGGTTCCCAACCTGGGGGGCGCGCCCCCCTTTGGGGGCGTGGAGAAAGTCCAAAAAATGACAAACATAATTTCCTCAGAACTTTTGTATTAGTAATTATTTCGTTTTTCATGTAATAATTGTTTTAATTTGGATCATACgtgcaattattgaaaatttcaaatctgAGTTGCTGCATTCAACAGTGAACAAAAAAATCTACCTACTCACCATATCAAGTAGGACTTTGTATGTACGGCACCGTGGAAATAGGGTATTGCAAAATGGAATTTAAGGGGGCGTGGGGGAGTCTCCAAATAACCAGAGGGGGGCCTGGTACAAAAAAGGTTGGGAACCCCTGCCTTACACTTTTTATTTCTTAGTTACATTGAGCTTTGTAATAAATGTTAACAGAATAAACCATCaataataaactataaactaaaatactataaaccaatagaatagaatataaaaattgCATCATAAAACGTTTTGTTGATAATGGTATTCTATAGCATTTGAAGGGAATAAGTATTAATTTTCTCTTGGCttggaattaaaaaaatatgacaatagtttaaaaaataaaagatacATATTTTTAGTAGTAAATGGTGAAAAATCAAGAGATTAAATGACGGATcaatgaacaattatttatattccATAGTCAaagacaaattgaaaaaatcctgTAGTTTGATTGAGTAAAATTTTTCTTATAATCACGGAACTTTTTTTGTATGCAAGATAAAAATTAATTCTTGATATCAATCTATTATTACTATCACTTTATATTATAtctaaattaattattgtgtaattaattattgtataataatataaatgataattacTATCACTTTACGTTTACTTTATAGTTTGAATATAAGAAAGCAACATGTATATTATATAGCTTTGTAGTAGCAAATTTAAAATTGCAGAGGGATAGAATACGGTTCAATTCTGTTCATCAGTAGCCCCTAGAAATAAGAGTAGTAGCTTCTTAACTTCGCCCTCTACGAATAGACCTCAATTCAAAGCTTGAATTTGGAGCAATGTTTTCATCTTCAGGATCACCTGGATCATCAGGATCATCGGGGTCATAATCTTCGTCGTCCAAGTCCGGCGCTGACCGTCTCAGCGCATTTTGTTTAGCAATTACACGAGAAGGATAAGCAGACTTCTTCTTGCATGAAAGGAGATGACAGGCAAGCTTATTCCCAGACGAGCTTTCGAAGCCACAGCAGCAATGCATTGAATTTTTGAGTTGAGTGTCTTTCTTGAATGGCTTTGTGCTAACTTGCTTGCTACCTGCTGGCTCTCTAGCATATCTCAAGTCATGCAATACAGTAACATGATCAACTATTGCATTATAGCAGTTGGTGACAAATTTACACTTTTTACAATTGAACTCTGCTGGAAAATGACCCTCTTCATTGAGACTGCTTTCACATTCTGAACAGACGAGGCTTTCCTCTGGAATTGTCAACTGAATACTTTTCAAATCAGTTGATTTCGAGAAAAGACTGTTTTCCAGCAGAATATCTTTTGTCAGTTTGTGACTGGTAGAAGGCTGTGGCGTTAGCTTTGGCTTAGGCTTTGGCATCATAGCACAATCAACCGGTGCAGCGAATCTTTGCACATTTTCAACATCTTTACAACTTGAGTGATCAGAGTTTTCATGAGCTAAAAGTAATCCTTTCTGCACAAACCACAAAACACATTTGCTGCACTTTTTTGCAACAGCTTTTCTTTTATGtttctgaatatgattcaagaAGAAATACTGGTTCTGACTTATAGTCTTTCCATTAGCAGCCAATGCAACTGTTTTTAGACAGAAGGGGCATACGAGGGTTTCGCCTTTGCGGTGAGCATCATAGAAGTGATCTACCACATCGGTGTACTTCGAAGTCCTGAAATCACATATTTGGCACTTGTAAGGTAATTCTAACTCCACATGACACCGATGCATGTGAAGAATAAGAGATGTACGATCTTTGAACTTTTCTTCACAAATGCAACACTTGAAACCAGTTTCATTCATGTGGGTTTCTGACAAGTGACTCTGCAGCCAATAATCGGTTGCAAAAGTTCTAAGACAATAGCGACACATTGGATCCTTATCTTCTGAGCTTTCATGGAATGCATGACTGATAAGATGTTtcatgaaagaaattatatcaTTACAGTCGTATGAGCAAATAACACACTTAATTTTCAACAATGCATCACCTCCTTCTTCAACAACCTTTGAAGCTGGTAGCATACCATAATAAAAGCTGTCAAGCGCCATGAGATCAGACCTCTTTGCTAGATCAATTGAGGGACTCTTCACAAGAGCTGGTAGATCACTTGCATGTCTCTTGCGGCCAAACCTGCTTGTACTGTCTTCATTTATTTTTGGAAGTTTTGAAGAACTTGATTCCAATTCTGATACATCCATAGGTTCACAGGAATCACAATTAATTTTCCAATTAGAGTACTTCCAATCTTTGAAGGGATTTAATGCAATCCgctgaagagttgaaactagagAATATCCTGTTGTCAGTTTTGTCTGCTCAGCAAGATCCTCAATCAAAGCATCAAAAGCTTTAGCTGATATATATCCCCATCTTTCCCTCCAAACAAGTTCATCCAAGAATTGCTGTATCATCTGTCTTGAGAGATAAGCTAGAGTGTTCTGAAACATTTTGGGAACTGCTTTTTTCAGATATtccataatatttatatttgaatcctTCAGAACTTTCTTATTTGGATCAATAtttgatgattgaataatattcttgaaTCCCATTGACTGCAAAGTGCTCTTATCAATAGTAAAGTCAGTATAGATAATGCTATTCTTGTGAACTAAATGCTCCATCGATTCTAGAActgttttgaattttttcttcgAGTTTTTATCAAGACCTGGAGTTGGTTCAATAGCTTGCAACCTCATTAATTTAGATTCAGTTTCCATCATGCCTAATACTTCAATCTTGACTTGACGGCCACCTCCATCAGATGCGGTAGTTCCCAGGCTGATAACACCAACCTCCACCTTCACATTTTCACCACCCAACTTTTCATACTTCTCATGAACGGCAGTTGTGCAGACAGCTCTCAGACTTGTGAAGAACGTTTTTATGAATAAGCTACTCACTTTCACCCAAGCTACAATGTTCATTATACTAGTTTGACAAGCCCAATGATAAATaagtttcaaaattatatttggaGGGAAGGGAGCATCTTCGAAAATGGATCCAGTGAATACGGATTTGCTTTTCTGAGGGCAACATTCACTAAGCCACACATAGCCACCACTGTTTTGATACTTGCTAGGGTCTGAATACACGCCAAGTTGCAATTTGACGGGTTTCAACTCGTCATCAAGATGTGTAGAGCAGAACTGTTCTCGTTTCAACAATCCCTGTTGGATGAGCCACTCTGTGAATTTGGTAGCAGTGTGCAGCAGCACCTGCTTCACTCTGCCATCAACTGCAGCTCTTTCTTGACAAGCAGCCGCCATTTGTTCAGCAGTCATTTTCTTCACTTGCAGAGTTGGTCGTGCTAATACAATCAGAGATGGAAATGTTTTTTCCGTAGATTTGACCGCTGAACCACCTTCTTTGAGGCTTGGGAGGTTTGAGGTTTGTTGCTTGGGAGCAGAGCTTTGAGTTGTGCTGGTTACCGTAGAAGTAGGAGGAAGTATTACTCTCTGGAGGGCACCTCTTGGTCTCATCAATGATTGTGTTGAAGGCTGAGCACGGCCCAATGCTTGGCTCAGAGGTCTGGATCCAACGGGGACAATCGTGCTAGTGGGCATAGGAGCTGTGTTCGATCTTGGCTTGGAGATGGTATTCTGGGAAGACACAATTGTATTTAAGGGACTCTGAGCTCTATTTCCTTGTGAAGTGATTACCTTGAGTGGTTGAGAAGTTATTGTTGGAGGCATGGGTTGACCTGGTgtatttgaagatttttgtATTGAAGATGAATCGATCTGAAAACCTAATCCTGGAACAAACTTGGGAGGCTTGGTCAAAATTAACGGTTCTGGAATCTCAGTAAAGCCCTTCAGCCTCAATTTCTTCTGTAACGATGTCCAAAGAGTCTGATAGTCATTTTCAGCACGAGAATAGTGGGCTATTTGCGCAGGACTCAGCTCCTCATCTTCACACTCCATATTAGTGGTGATACTCGACGACTTTTCAAAGTTAGCAGATTTGCTAGACTGCATCTTGACGTCGTGTTTGAGTAGTTTCAGCCACCAGCTACTGCTGAAACATCAAACAcctatttcaataaattgatttaacaAACACGCTATCATTTGTTCTTTGAAACTCATGTACAAAATATCAAACTGAATGATATTAACCAAAATTGTAAAGTCAGCTTCTGTTGCATTGATTACAACTTGATAAACTTGATTACGGtattgaaaatctattgccatcaataaaaattgaaatattcaactttttatctaccaattcaatgaaaaatgcaaGCAAATTAAATAGGTATCTTCTAATTATAAACGTTATGATGAGTTACCAATCAAGCCTTACTCcctctatttttcagttttgataAATTGAACGTTTAAACTGAAAATTGAGTATATGGAATAgcgtataatttataaaaagctACTTTTGTGATTACAGTAGAACCTCACTACTCCGTCCCCTATAGGACCAGGGGCATGAACGGAACAGCAAAAAATGCCGCATTATGGAAGGTAGCTCAATCATTCATATACACGTACAAGAGAATACTATAACTAACTACGGTCAACGGGGGTGACTGTCTACCGCGAGGTGACTGTACCACCTCGCAGGAAAATATGCAAATCCGTTTACCTCCGGTCACAGTTATCCAAAATCGACGTTCAACATTGATAGCCGTAGCCTTAATCATTATTGAGGTTCTACAATCGATATCTTGTCGAATCTCGATATATTAGTTGAACTTTCGACATAAAACCAAAGTGcttgcttcatcttgtgattttGCTATCGGAGAACTTCgtagaaaacttatttctaaaagACTGGTGATATCGGTGTgtacatttcatttttgttgttttattatgtttcaatCGGTATATCCATAATATACATAGTTGAACTGGTTAGGATTATGCTACTAGTTAAATACAAGAAGGTTACTTTTAGGTCAAacttggggtgactttgtctcagtataataattattatgatactaTGCAGAATATGAtgaaaatacaatgaaaaatatgatgTATTTTATCTGAGAAACCAAATATTCACCTTGCTTGAAATTAATACGttctaaatattcattttttgcaGATTCTGCAACTGGAGCCAACATTTTACATACGATCTTTGGGCAGcagaaactaaaatattttccaataaataatttgtgatttttttaaatggattttaatattattattcaaggttATTTTGAAGGTTAACAATTTGTTCCCTTTGTCTAACTcttgaaaataaacttgaattcatatatttttgaaagtgaGACAAAGTCACCTTCGTGTGGTTGAcatttatcttattttcaaaaaaaaaaagatatatttattcaaGTGATGTAAAATACTAACTTTTTAGTTAGAGATTTGTTTCAACCTAAGTATTGACGCAagctattcaaaatttcaactcCCCAAAATTGGGTACAAAATCACCCCGGTTTACCGTATATTTGCACTAATTCAAAAGTTGTATAATGGAAAATCCAAGtactgaataaataaagagaGATGGAAATACTTTCaactgaataaaaaataaaaataaaatttgcataTGATAAACAAAATGTATTGTGACATCAAAGAaacatttgataatatttttatcattatcgAAGCGATGTCGTAATAGTCAAGTCAAGTACTTACATGAAAAATGCCTTGCTTCAATTGTTGCAGGATCCAAGGTTGGTAGTCATCCTGGAAGTCGAACGTTGTATGATTCCACAAAGAACGTCTTCAATTATGAAGCCAGTAACAGCTGCAATCAGTTTGCAACAATCAGAGTGTTACAAATCTTACGAAAATCAGAGTCGTTACAAAAGATGTGATCACACcgaaataataatgtttaaattgaacactcaaatacaaatgaatttatacattttttaaatctatttttagGCAGGGATACTCCCCACTTTACTACCCCTTAGGCAGGGATATTTCCCTTCCCTACCCCTTTACCGTATGCACAAAAGCTCTGttgtaatgataattattattaccaaATGAGGAGCTAGGTTTCATGAAATGTCTCATCACTTTTAATAATAGAAGTTCCTATTTCAAAAAACAGTaagttcaaaaaatgataataataataatttcgagtgacctggctggctccgGTCTGGTGTCttaagagttttcaggtcgcatcACATCAATTTCAAGGCCTCTGACATGATCTAACGACTTTtattaggcagccgggaccaacaGTTTAATGAGTCCATCCAAAATACGGAGAAGTGCATCTAACCGGTTTTTCTGATAGAACATTACCCTTGTATAAAAATATGAtccaaaatattgaattaaaaagctattaaaatttaaaatataaatttgtattttgggtTTGAGACATGGTTTTCTATCTTTGCGAGTATTCCCCCTCCTCTAATActgaattttaaaaacttctGTGGAGTCTTGTTCAGAATTAACTGTGCCTTAACATGATACTCCAAGTTGTATAAGTCGAAGCAATGTTCCAGAATTGAAAAAAGACCATTATTTGAAAATCTGTAGCTCTAAAACCAGAAATTGTAGAATCTTGCGTGAtcactcaatttattgtaaattttattgttttaaatgtCGCCGAAATTGCTTTTTCTTAGAAAAAAACTCAATGTTTTCGAGATAAAATAGAAGTCGCAAAATTTGGCTGTTTTAGGAGGTTTTTGGGATGAAGCCCTCTATATGGTGTGACAGCAAACGTGGGATCCCAAACAACCAAAAGTGATAGGATTCCCATCCAGCCGAAAAATTCATTTTCCCATTTGGCCGAACGCTTTCGgtcatttgcgacaaactagagAAATTTACGGTCGTTTAGGAATCCTATCACTTTCGGTCAGTTGAGAATCTCAACAATTTCTCAATTCGGAGAACTTGCCGTTCGGAAAtttatagtctgtgtaaaataagttgagacttggccctccatccgaagaaattacagggttgccgaatcgtgtaaaattgcaactttttcAGATTTTGAATTCAACGTctattggatgtagaatatcatccccgatatcctcaTAGTACTAAAATagcttcagggttgaaggattgaaaggaaattcaacttttatgataacattggaaacatcgcgaagatttgtaagctatttcttttgaatatcacttctctcagaatcatggggcgtagCCTTATAGGCTACTTGGTATGCGCACACCGTTGCGTACAAATTCGTTGCGGAATTTTCAAGAATTCAGACAGCGGTTTCCAAACAAAGTTTTCTCAATCAAAGTTTTAATCTCAATGTGGGGCGCGGGAATATTCGAGTTGTTCTAA comes from the Nilaparvata lugens isolate BPH chromosome 1, ASM1435652v1, whole genome shotgun sequence genome and includes:
- the LOC111062200 gene encoding uncharacterized protein LOC111062200 isoform X1 — translated: MQSSKSANFEKSSSITTNMECEDEELSPAQIAHYSRAENDYQTLWTSLQKKLRLKGFTEIPEPLILTKPPKFVPGLGFQIDSSSIQKSSNTPGQPMPPTITSQPLKVITSQGNRAQSPLNTIVSSQNTISKPRSNTAPMPTSTIVPVGSRPLSQALGRAQPSTQSLMRPRGALQRVILPPTSTVTSTTQSSAPKQQTSNLPSLKEGGSAVKSTEKTFPSLIVLARPTLQVKKMTAEQMAAACQERAAVDGRVKQVLLHTATKFTEWLIQQGLLKREQFCSTHLDDELKPVKLQLGVYSDPSKYQNSGGYVWLSECCPQKSKSVFTGSIFEDAPFPPNIILKLIYHWACQTSIMNIVAWVKVSSLFIKTFFTSLRAVCTTAVHEKYEKLGGENVKVEVGVISLGTTASDGGGRQVKIEVLGMMETESKLMRLQAIEPTPGLDKNSKKKFKTVLESMEHLVHKNSIIYTDFTIDKSTLQSMGFKNIIQSSNIDPNKKVLKDSNINIMEYLKKAVPKMFQNTLAYLSRQMIQQFLDELVWRERWGYISAKAFDALIEDLAEQTKLTTGYSLVSTLQRIALNPFKDWKYSNWKINCDSCEPMDVSELESSSSKLPKINEDSTSRFGRKRHASDLPALVKSPSIDLAKRSDLMALDSFYYGMLPASKVVEEGGDALLKIKCVICSYDCNDIISFMKHLISHAFHESSEDKDPMCRYCLRTFATDYWLQSHLSETHMNETGFKCCICEEKFKDRTSLILHMHRCHVELELPYKCQICDFRTSKYTDVVDHFYDAHRKGETLVCPFCLKTVALAANGKTISQNQYFFLNHIQKHKRKAVAKKCSKCVLWFVQKGLLLAHENSDHSSCKDVENVQRFAAPVDCAMMPKPKPKLTPQPSTSHKLTKDILLENSLFSKSTDLKSIQLTIPEESLVCSECESSLNEEGHFPAEFNCKKCKFVTNCYNAIVDHVTVLHDLRYAREPAGSKQVSTKPFKKDTQLKNSMHCCCGFESSSGNKLACHLLSCKKKSAYPSRVIAKQNALRRSAPDLDDEDYDPDDPDDPGDPEDENIAPNSSFELRSIRRGRS